A DNA window from Apium graveolens cultivar Ventura unplaced genomic scaffold, ASM990537v1 ctg794, whole genome shotgun sequence contains the following coding sequences:
- the LOC141704519 gene encoding putative F-box/LRR-repeat protein At3g59160, translated as MVSRAKKKGNILAQEIGDEDLLSRLSDELIHKVLSFVDAKVAVQTSALSRRWKFIWTTLPFLNFGWYGNSTHKNISEFIRHVLSNRDHESHLSELKFCVHNNAVIKDLVDKFVEYAISHNEQSLTLDLLDDHKPYKLSTFSSKSLEKLTLRVNLQECALESDCWDLPALTTLHLWSPGYSKKDKFSGSWIKDLWFTCLPSLRTLCLRDWILSDSSFSFSLPAITTLHLSKCVSPMTSVWNFPTVTSMQLDYVYIPDNLGDIFSALINLQNLALFLSPDQQDHIISCPPQVLNLTIRTSFCHYAFICQSIVVSAPKLCNFTSFGIFAAAIGVPELENVNIRLNGWFQGLILADREQYHQWLTYMLSGLGNAKNLTFDSEIIEALNDISNLLVSLPSPFCKLQYVKLPRGFKESSISSALRSYLLGGSPKATIVKELPQHTIPLSVAVSITDQHVALQEPLAAPINELVDTQYVNQSLSVDTVNRYVQEEHSVEDTMVDADRVRHDIDSLVERIDKDQVSSLRGGRDSGLWRRHEVNSEFVCLLDRIMQKYQETFEHFTTKNKKLCSMNLNVLCTSLNDFIKISITDVDCEMIAAYRDVFSYFQNQGLDMSWVVNHLNYIEHLRFSKPLVNELHSIDCHIEDAKTKLQELQAQVNNVKIKLQDLETRVDDAKYKLQDLQTLRTEKLTEIEKAFGTMGTNIAVGFVGDDLLPNS; from the exons ATGGTGTCTCGAGCAAAGAAAAAGGGAAACATATTAGCACAGGAAATTGGAGATGAAGACCTTTTGAGCAGATTATCAGATGAACTAATTCACAAGGTCCTATCATTCGTAGATGCAAAAGTAGCAGTTCAAACCAGCGCTCTTTCAAGACGATGGAAATTTATTTGGACCACTCTGCCCTTTCTCAATTTCGGTTGGTATGGAAACTCTACACATAAAAATATTTCTGAATTTATCCGCCATGTTTTGTCTAATCGAGACCATGAATCCCATCTTTCCGAATTGAAATTTTGTGTTCACAATAATGCGGTAATTAAGGATTTAGTTGATAAGTTTGTTGAGTATGCAATCTCACACAATGAGCAATCCTTAACTCTTGATTTGTTAGATGATCATAAGCCTTATAAGTTGTCCACCTTTAGCTCTAAGTCATTGGAGAAACTCACATTGCGAGTCAATCTTCAAGAATGTGCACTCGAATCGGATTGCTGGGATTTACCTGCCTTAACAACTCTCCACCTGTGGAGTCCTGGTTACTCTAAAAAAGATAAATTTTCGGGTTCATGGATTAAGGATTTGTGGTTTACATGCTTGCCTTCCCTGAGAACTCTGTGTCTTCGTGATTGGATTTTATCAGATTCATCTTTTTCTTTCAGTTTGCCAGCTATAACAACCCTCCATCTGTCTAAGTGTGTATCTCCCATGACATCAGTTTGGAACTTCCCAACTGTAACAAGTATGCAGCTAGATTATGTATATATTCCCGATAACTTGGGTGACATATTCTCTGCACTTATCAATCTACAAAATCTCGCATTATTTCTATCACCAGATCAGCAAGATCATATCATATCTTGTCCTCCTCAAGTGTTGAACCTGACTATTAGAACCAGCTTCTGCCACTATGCTTTTATTTGTCAAAGCATTGTGGTTTCAGCACCAAAGCTCTGCAACTTCACTTCTTTTGGTATCTTTGCAGCCGCAATTGGAGTTCCTGAGTTGGAAAACGTAAATATAAGGTTAAATGGTTGGTTTCAGGGCCTGATATTAGCCGATAGGGAACAATATCATCAGTGGCTAACATATATGCTTTCAGGTCTTGGTAATGCCAAAAACCTCACTTTTGACTCGGAGATTATTGAG GCACTCAATGACATTTCCAACCTTCTTGTAAGTTTGCCTTCTCCATTCTGCAAGTTACAGTATGTGAAGTTACCGAGGGGATTCAAAGAATCAAGTATATCTAGTGCTCTGAGAAGCTATTTACTTGGTGGCTCTCCTAAAGCTACCATCGTCAAAGAATTGCCACAG CACACAATTCCTCTAAGTGTAGCAGTTTCCATCACAGATCAACATGTTGCACTACAAGAACCCTTGGCTGCTCCAATAAACgagctggttgatactcaataTGTTAATCAATCTCTGAGTGTTGACACTGTAAACAGGTATGTGCAAGAAGAGCATAGTGTGGAAGATACTATGGTAGATGCTGACAGAGTCAGACATGATATTGATTCTTTAGTGGAAAGGATAGACAAAGATCAAGTGAGCTCTTTGAGGGGGGGAAGAGATTCTGGGTTATGGCGGAGACACGAGGTTAATTCCGAGTTTGTATGCCTGCTCGATCGCATTATGCAAAAGTACCAGGAAACCTTTGAGCACTTTACCACAAAAAACAAGAAGTTATGTTCAATGAATCTGAATGTTTTATGCACCTCACTGAATGACTTTATCAAAATATCTATCACTGATGTCGATTGCGAGATGATTGCTGCGTACAGGGATGTATTTTCCTACTTTCAGAATCAGGGACTCGACATGAGCTGGGTGGTGAACCACCTGAACTATATAGAACATCTCCGGTTTTCAAAGCCTCTGGTTAATGAGCTTCACTCAATTGATTGTCATATTGAGGATGCTAAAACTAAACTGCAAGAGCTGCAGGCTCAAGTCAATAATGTCAAAATTAAACTACAAGATCTGGAAACTCGTGTTGATGATGCCAAATATAAACTGCAAGATTTGCAGACTCTTCGCACGGAGAAGTTGACGGAAATCGAGAAAGCTTTTGGAACTATGGGTACTAACATTGCTGTTGGTTTCGTCGGAGATGATCTACTGCCTAATTCTTAA
- the LOC141704521 gene encoding F-box/FBD/LRR-repeat protein At1g51370-like, which translates to MGSRGKKKRRISPVEIGEEDRISRSPDELIHKIYSFLDAKEAVQSSALSKRWEHVWTNLPFLNFGRYENTSPKNVSKFIRHVLSHRNHQSNVLELKFCVRNKGFSKGLVDKFIKYAFHRNLQCLSLELLDDHEPFKLSTFSSQSLEKLTLRVNLEECTLESDYWDLPVLATLHLWHPRYSEKHGFLDSWLKDSWFTCLPARKPELASNECAVGKYAGIPCAYAAEYASS; encoded by the exons ATGGGGTCTCGAGGAAAAAAGAAACGAAGAATATCACCGGTAGAAATCGGAGAAGAAGACAGAATCAGCCGATCGCCTGATGAACTGATTCATAAAATCTACTCATTTTTGGATGCCAAAGAAGCTGTTCAATCCAGTGCTCTCTCGAAACGATGGGAGCATGTATGGACTAATCTCCCTTTTCTCAATTTCGGTCGGTATGAAAACACTTCACCTAAAAATGTTTCAAAGTTTATCCGCCATGTTTTGTCTCATCGAAACCATCAATCCAATGTTTTGGAATTGAAGTTTTGTGTTCGCAATAAAGGCTTCTCTAAGGGTTTAGTTGATAAGTTTATTAAGTATGCATTCCATCGCAATCTGCAATGCTTGAGTCTTGAATTATTAGATGATCATGAGCCTTTTAAGTTGTCCACTTTCAGCTCTCAGTCTTTAGAAAAACTCACATTGCGAGTAAATCTTGAAGAATGTACACTCGAATCGGATTACTGGGATTTGCCTGTTTTAGCAACTCTACATCTGTGGCATCCACGTTATTCTGAAAAACACGGATTTTTGGATTCGTGGCTTAAGGATTCTTGGTTTACGTGCTTGCCTGCACGTAAACCGG AACTCGCATCTAATGAATGCGCAGTCGGTAAATACGCAGGCATACCATGTGCATATGCTGCTGAATACGCATCATCATAA